In Syngnathus scovelli strain Florida chromosome 16, RoL_Ssco_1.2, whole genome shotgun sequence, the genomic stretch tttgaaaatgaaagcaagaaaatattttttttaaatgaccttcTTGGTATTCTTTTTCAAATTCTGTTCTTTTTCCCTCTCTCTTGACCTATGCAGGTAGGCTCGCATCGCCCCCTTCTGTGCAATCCAGGAAGTGAGAAAATGTGAAACATTCTCAAACCGCAGGAAATCCTATTTGGCTGCATCAAAGGAAACACTTGCATGCCATAGTTGGAcacatttttcccccccattatAAAATTCTTTACAAAGAGGAAAACAATGCAGCACCAGATGACTATATAACCAAGCCCACATCTGAGGATTTAATTTCCTGACTAGTAACATGTCAACAGATTCTATCCACATTGCTTACGCTGTGGCAACTCCATCCGAGATGAGCTTCTCCCCGCCAACAGGAAACCTGCTTCGGATGTTTCGGGAGTACCAGAGTAATGCGGTCATCCTCGAGCACTACAACTTCACAGGCAAGCTGAAGGAGAACAAATACAAGGAAGGACTCAAACCGGAGGCCATTGCCTTTCTGCTGGTCTGCCTGCTTATCATTCTAGAAAATGCCGTGGTGCTCGTGGCCATCTGGAAGAACAAGAAGTTCCATGTGCCCATGTATTATTTACTGGGGAACCTGACTCTGTCCGACATGCTGGCAGGGTTCGCCTACATGGTCAACCTCATGACGTCTGGTGCCAACACATTAAGCATGACCCCTGTGTTGTGGTTCCTAAGGGAAGGGGGCGTGTTCATCATGCTGGCGGCGTCCGTCATCAGTCTCCTGGCCATCGCCATCGAGCGCCACGTTACCATGGTGAGGATGAAGCCGTATCAGGGCGACAAGCAGGGCCGAATGTTCGCCCTGATCGGGGCGAGCTGGGTGCTGTCCGTGCTGCTGGGCGTCCTGCCTGTTCTGGGTTGGAACTGTATGGGTCAGCtggaccagtgctccaccgtccTGCCGCTCTACGCCAAGAGTTACATCCTCTTCTGCGTCACGGTCTTCATCGCCATCCTCATGGCCATTGTGGTTCTCTACGTGCGCATCTTCCGCATCGTTAAGTCCAACACCCAGAGACTCGGCTCAGGCCCGCAAAGAAAAGGCCTGTGCCGGAAGTCCCAAAAGTACATGGCCCTGCTCAAGACCGTCACCATAGTCCTGGGAGTCTTCATCGCATGCTGGCTGCCGCTCTTCATCTTGCTGTTGCTCGACTTCTTCTGCCCGACCAAACAGTGTCAAGTGCTCTTCAAGGCTGACTATTTCCTGGGCATCGCCATGTTCAACTCTCTTCTCAATCCCATCATCTACACTCTGACCAGCAAGGACATGAGGAGAGCCATCCTCAGGCTGCTCTGCAGTCGCTGCCTTCTAACCAAAGACGGACAAGTGAAGAAGATCGGGATGCCCTTCTTGGAATGCAGCACCAGTAAGACGGACGCTGCTGCTTCTCACAGACTGGAGGGAGTGGAGACCACCGTGTCTTCTGGGAATTTTACACCTTCAACGATAAAAGCCATCTTCCCTAAATTGTCCAAGACATGACACTGACTTTGTATGGAAACAAAGTTTAGGAGATATGTTTTCAAAGCGAACCACGTCAGGAGTTACAAGAATGGCGTTGCACTCAACCTTTCGGGTATTGCTCAACTATGAATGTGATAGTGAGGTTCCTTTTGGTAACCAAGCAGATTTCAGGGGAGGCAGCGCTCCCGTGGCCCCCCCGTAGCTCCGCCTGTGTTGTCCCATGACTTCAGTTCTACCCTTCTGGCACCAGACCCTGAGAGTGAGGCAAAATGTGGTCCTGCCCAGATTCAGTCTCAACAAATGTAAAACCATTGTAAGCAACTGTAACGGTCCTTGAGCCTTTCTCAAGGCCAATGTTAACTAAACTTTCTGGTGGAATGCCATTTCATCTCACCACTGTTTACTTTTTGAACAAAAATTGAAATGGAAGAGTTCAACAGAtgtttcacataaattacaGCCAATTATGCTGTCCATCCAAAAGAGTGTAACCAAAGCCAGAGCATGAGATTTAGCCATATCTCCGCTCCCTGTGTAGCAGATAATGATATGTTGTTGCAAACATGGAGCATCCACACCCAATGTCTGCAGCCAAAAAACCTTGTAATTTCTGCCATCTGAGTTTTGGTCAGGAGAAATGTAGGCTAGAGCCCCCCACGGTACAACCCTGAGACACACTGAAGACGTCATGGTTGGCTTTCAGCTTTGGGGGGGTCCTTGGAACATATAGCGATGGATGACGCAGGGTTGAAAGAAATTATAgctagacagaaaaaaaatggagtggcATGATAGTATCCTGTGGCTTAATAGGAGCCTTGAGAACTTTGTTTGTGGAGCAAGTTCAAGTTGATGGGAGTTGCATGATTTGGATGGACAGAGCGATCTGCAGGCTGCACTGTTAAGTTTTACATGTAGCAAGAGAAAAGTGAGCATTTTGTTGAGCACATGAAGAGAAAACATTTTGTAGTTCTATCTTTTGTAAATACTGTATGTAGTTACTGATGAGCTCATCAAAAGtgtttttaatgtaaaattCTTAAGTTATGTCCATTTCTATGTGTGCACTGAATAAactatttgttttgaaatgtctACATGTTGCGCGAGTGAACGAGTCGAGCGGTTTTTGGAAACGAGGTTTTCAATGTGGAAAAATTGCAGTTATGTAAAAAACATGCCATGCACAATAGATGAAAATTAATGTACTAAATGTGTGTACAATATACAGTTTGTACATCTGCTCACTAATGGTTCTTCCTTTAAAGATGTTTTAATTCCTACCTCTCTAACAGTTGTCAATATTTTCACCACCTACCACGCAAAGATTGTACAATACACTCTGGTCCGTAAAAACCATGAACTCATCTGTTTAAATACTGTACATGTATTTTAGTAATATTGACAGTGTGGATACCACAAGCTCAAAGTCTGCGATattaaaatgtgtgtttttttacttACTGGTAAATGTTGTTGTGTAGCTTTATTTAAATGCATAGaacatattgtaaagaaaatttgACTTCCCCTTGAGCAATGACATGTTTGCATTCATTTGA encodes the following:
- the s1pr5a gene encoding sphingosine 1-phosphate receptor 5a — protein: MSTDSIHIAYAVATPSEMSFSPPTGNLLRMFREYQSNAVILEHYNFTGKLKENKYKEGLKPEAIAFLLVCLLIILENAVVLVAIWKNKKFHVPMYYLLGNLTLSDMLAGFAYMVNLMTSGANTLSMTPVLWFLREGGVFIMLAASVISLLAIAIERHVTMVRMKPYQGDKQGRMFALIGASWVLSVLLGVLPVLGWNCMGQLDQCSTVLPLYAKSYILFCVTVFIAILMAIVVLYVRIFRIVKSNTQRLGSGPQRKGLCRKSQKYMALLKTVTIVLGVFIACWLPLFILLLLDFFCPTKQCQVLFKADYFLGIAMFNSLLNPIIYTLTSKDMRRAILRLLCSRCLLTKDGQVKKIGMPFLECSTSKTDAAASHRLEGVETTVSSGNFTPSTIKAIFPKLSKT